The Lachnospiraceae bacterium KM106-2 nucleotide sequence AGATAGGGCGTATATCTATGTTCATGGCAAGATGTCTTATAAAGAGAGTGCTGAGCCTTTTGCTGAATTAGCCATGAGAAAAGGCTATCAGACGATCAGTTTTGATCTGCCGGAGCATGGGGAGCGAAAGGATGAGAATTATCCTTGCGATATCTGGAATGGAATGAATGATTTGAATCAGATCGCCGATTATGCAGCCGAGCGATGGAACTCTTTGTCCCTATATGCATGTAGCCTAGGCGCTCATTTTGCACTTCATGCTTATCGAGATCGAAAATTTCAATATTGTATGTTTCAGTCACCGGTTTTAGATATGAATCAGCTGATCCATCGAATGTTCCGCTGGTTTCATTTATCGGAAGACATTTTAAAAGAAAAGCAAGTCATCAAAACGCCATTTCATGTGATGACTTGGGACTATTACCAATACGTACTAAGTCATCCTATCGA carries:
- a CDS encoding alpha/beta hydrolase; its protein translation is MEEMLVREKRYVNNIPVIVWGAPSDRAYIYVHGKMSYKESAEPFAELAMRKGYQTISFDLPEHGERKDENYPCDIWNGMNDLNQIADYAAERWNSLSLYACSLGAHFALHAYRDRKFQYCMFQSPVLDMNQLIHRMFRWFHLSEDILKEKQVIKTPFHVMTWDYYQYVLSHPIDKWETPTNILYGTRDEMQSRDIIDDFVAKFHSELVIAENSYHGFAKEHDIPIAYSWMETYMR